One Myxocyprinus asiaticus isolate MX2 ecotype Aquarium Trade chromosome 20, UBuf_Myxa_2, whole genome shotgun sequence genomic region harbors:
- the LOC127411341 gene encoding MAP3K12-binding inhibitory protein 1-like: MAANGERLDTSAGSKQQLISSQISHRTRHRDVFKDTFFSIIESLAEFGSKLKVGDGLLGISASASNVNISELQPSNVYTCLQQHISKLQSISVTLKHIVESEGQPGPGNSESRLASRRETAETSEQMVVDSQQVPPTSQHNIVHEDQNKTQTDDNVQIKAGKSEIERRISAFIERKQLEINENNVREFCNVIDCNQEDSCARTDAVFTPYPGFKSHVKVTRVVNTYGPQTRGVHAELGDQQQGSISRDCGNSAIEERLQNMEAHLKLSAAGPVPQSVYQRLKKLEDRILELEGLSPEYFHSTNYSLKRTKASMSQSYSLAELNGKISAVKAALLKKTSEFQPTDAEEFPY; this comes from the exons ATGGCGGCGAACGGAGAGAGGCTCGATACGTCTGCTGGAAGTAAACAACAGCTAATCAGCAGCCAGATATCCCATCGTACAAGGCACCGGGATGTGTTCAAAGACACATTCTTCTCTATTATCGAGTCTCTCGCTGAGTTCGGCTCAAAG CTTAAAGTGGGCGATGGGTTGCTGGGCATAAGTGCCAGTGCAAGCAATGTGAACATCTCTGAGCTTCAGCCATCAAATGTGTACACCTGTTTACAACAGCACATCTCCAAGCTACAG TCAATATCTGTAACCCTAAAGCACATAGTGGAGTCTGAAGGCCAGCCCGGCCCAGGCAACAGTGAAAGCAGGCTGGCCTCCAGGAGAGAAACAGCAGAAACATCTGAGCAGATGGTGGTTGACTCGCAGCAAGTTCCTCCTACATCTCAACACAACATTGTCCATGAGGATCAAAACAAGACTCAGACTGATGACAATGTGCAGATCAAGGCTGGTAAATCTGAG ATTGAACGTAGGATATCTGCATTTATAGAGCGCAAACAGCTGGAGATCAATGAAAACAATGTGAGGGAGTTTTGCAACGTGATTGACTGCAATCAGG aggACAGTTGTGCAAGAACCGATGCAGTCTTCACTCCGTATCCTGGTTTCAAGAGTCACGTCAAAG TGACACGTGTGGTAAATACATATGGACCCCAGACCAGAGGAGTGCATGCTGAGCTGGGTGACCAGCAGCAGGGCTCCATTAGCAGAGACTGTGGGAACTCTGCCATTGAGGAGAGGCTCCAAAACATGGAAGCTCACCTTAAACTTTCAGCAG CGGGTCCAGTTCCTCAAAGCGTTTATCAGCGGCTCAAGAAACTTGAAGATCGAATTCTGGAGCTCGAGGGTCTTTCTCCAGAGTACTTCCACTCCACA AATTACTCACTTAAGCGAACTAAAGCCTCCATGTCACAG AGCTACAGCCTCGCAGAGCTCAATGGGAAGATCAGTGCCGTCAAAGCTGCCTTGCTGAAAAAAACTAGCGAGTTCCAACCCACAGACGCAGAGGAGTTTCCATATTGA